The genomic DNA CGTCTCACCCGAGTGCTATAGCACCTTAATTTCATTCAGCGTCCACTGTTTTGAATCCCGAAAGAGAAAATGGGATGTTTACTACGGTTCACTCAGTCTGtgtctttaattttgtttctcttgCATTTTAATCCAACAGTTTCGTCATCCTTGTCTTCAAACTTCTCCTCTTCAACTCAATTGTGTGCCCGTGACCAAAGTATTCATCTGCTCCAATTCAAAGAATCTTTTTTCATTGATCCTTCTGCTTCTTTTGAGGATTGTGAAAATCCCAAGACAGAGTCATGGATAGAGGGCACAGATTGCTGCTTGTGGGATGGGGTGACTTGCGACATCAAGAGTGGGCAAGTCATTGGGCTTGACCTTGCCTGCAGCATGCTTTATGGCGCTCTCCATTCCAATAGCACTCTCTTCTcccttcatcatcttcaaaagcTCGACCTCTCTTACAATGATTTCAATCTCTCTCATATTTCATCTCAGTTTGGCCACTTTTCCAATTTGACACATCTTAACCTAAACTACTCGGGTTTTACTGGCCTAGTTCCATCACAAATCTCTCATCTGTCCAAACTGGTTTCACTTGATCTCTCTTATAATAACAAACTGGCACTAGAACCAATTCCTTTTAACAAGCTTGTTCAAAACCTAACCAAGCTAAGAGAACTTCATTTGAGCGAGGTAGACATGTCAATGGTTGTACCCAGTTTCTTGATGAACCTTTCTTCTCCTTTGTCATCACTCCAACTCGTTAGATGTGGATTGCAAGGGAAATTACCAAGTAACGCTCATGGGCTATCAAACTTGCAGCTGCTTGATTTATCGGAGAACATAGACCTTACTGGCTCTTTTCCACCATTCAATGTGAGTAATGCTCTTTCATACTTGGATCTATCAATGACGGGGATTTCAATCCATCTAGAACATGATCCAGTTAATAATTTGAAGTCGGTGAAGCAATTGTATCTTAGACAATGCAATTTTACTGGCTCAAATCTACCACGGCTTGGCAACCTCACACAACTCACTGTGTTGGACATTTCATATAACAACTTGAGTGGTCACATCCCTTTCTCTATAGGAAAACTTAAGCACCTCCAGACCTTGAATCTCGGATTCAACAATTTTACAGGTCCGGTTCCATCTGATTTTGAGCAGCTCACTGAGTTGGATTCACTTGATCTCTCTGGGAACTCTTACCTGACACTAGATTCATCTTCTCTTAACAAGCTTGTTCAAAACCGAACCAAGTTAAGAAAACTCCTTTTGCGGTGGGTAAATATGTCTTTGGTTGTACCCAATTCCTTGAAGAATTTGTCGTCTTCTTTGTCAATTCTTTCTTTCGGGAATTGTGGGCTGCGAGGGGAATTCCCAGCTAACATCTTTCTCCTACCTAACCTTGAATTTCTCAATTTGGGGGGTAACGTAGGCCTCACAGGTTCTTTTCCTTCCTCCAATGTGAGCAGTTCCCTCGAGGACTTGGCTCTTTTTGATACGAAAATCTCAATTTCTATCGACAATGACTTTATCAATAATCTAAAGTCGTTGAAAAATCTGTATCTCAGTAACTGTAACATTAGCAAAAGATCAAATCTAGCCCTACTTGGTAACCTCACACAGCTTACTGCATTAGATCtctcatttaataatttgagtGGCCGCATCCCGTCATCTCTTGCAAACCTTGTGAATCTCAATTTGTTGGATCTTAGTTCCAATAATTTCAAGGGTCAGATTCCAGATTTTTTGGGTAGCCTGACACAACTTCAACGTTTATTTTTATCAGATAATCAATTGCTAGGCCCTATCTCTCCTCAAATAAGTAGCCTTTCAAATCTAATAGCTCTCATGTTATCTGATAACTTGTTCACAGGCACAATACCgtcctttttgttttctcgTCCCTCTCTGCAGTATTTGGACCTCCGTAGTAACTTATTCACTGGGAATTTAAGTGAATTCCAGTACAATTCATTAATATTGCTTGATTTGAGCAATAACCACTTGCATGGCCCAATTCCAAGTTCAGTTTTCAATCAAGAGAACTTGATGGTCCTTAAACTTGCATCCAACAACAAGTTCACAGGAGAGATTTCTTCTTCTGCTTGTAAGCTGACAGCCCTACAAGTCCTTGACTTGTCCAACAACAGCTTGAGTGGTTTTATACCACAATGTCTGGGGAACTTTAGCGACAGTCTCTCAGTGTTGCATCTTGGCATGAATGATCTCCAAGGCACAATCCTTTCAAGGTTTTTGGTGGGGAATAACTTGAGATATCTCAATCTCAATGGCAACGAATTGGAAGGGGAAATACCACCATCTATGATCAACTGTACACAATTGGAGGTTCTTGATCTTGGCTTCAATAAGATAAAAGGCAAGTTCCCCTACTTTCTGGATACGCTTCAAGAGCTACAGGTTCTTGTTCTAAAATCCAACGAACTCCATGGGTTTGTGAAAGGTCCGACGACCAACTACGCCTTTTCAAAACTAAGGATTTTTGACATCTCCAGCAATAATTTTAGTGGACCATTGCCAACTGGGTATTTCAATGGTCTGGAAGCAATGAAGACCTTGGATCAAGATATGATTTACATGAAGGTTAGAAACATCAGTTATGATTATTCTGTAAAACTGACGTGGAAAGGGCTGGAAATTGAGTTTGTGAAAATTAGAAGTACCCTCGCATTCATTGATTTGTCGCACAACAGTTTTATTGGAGAGATACCAGAGTCGATTGGAAAGCTTAATGCACTTCAACAGCTAAACTTCTCTCACAACTCCCTTACAGGATATATTCAACCTTCATTGGGGAATTTGGCCAATCTGGAATCGTTAGATCTCTCTTCAAATTTGCTTACGGGAAGGATTCCGATGCAGTTGGCAGATCTTACATTTCTTAGTGTCCTAAACCTTTCACATAACCAGCTAGAGGGACCCATACCTAAAGGAAAGCAGTTCAACACGTTCAATAAGGGCTCATTCGAAGGAAACTCGGGCTTGTGTGGATTTCAAATCTCAAAGGAATGCAATAGTGGTGAGACACAACAACCACCACCATCAAACTCCGAAGAAGGAGATGATTCATCACTGTTTGGAGATGGATTTGGATGGAAAGCAGTTGTGATGGGGTATGGATGTGGATTTGTGCTTGGAGCTACAGTGGGATACATAGTGTTTAGAACAAGAAAACCGGCATGGTTTGTGAGGATGGTCGAAGTTCAATGGAatctgaaaacaaaaggaagaaagaagaaagctcACAGAAACGGTGCAAGAAGAAACTAACCGTTGAAGCAGGTATTTTCAGGTAATTTATTCAAGCGtctgatgtattttcaagatgtcagatatatatatatagtgaagtttctataatgttttttttctcttgcattgaacttttttttttaacagcagAACAGGCTATTCATTCAACCACTAGGGAAATCTTTTACAAGAATACAACGAAGTTCATCTGGGTGGTTGTAAACCCAGTCAAGTAGACATTTGAAACATATAGTCGCTCTGGCTTTCCACTCTGCGGCAACATTTGCACTTCTACCCACCCGAGCTACTGTCACAAATTGATAGCGTGGAGCACTTGTTTCTCATCATCAGTTTATACAATCACTTGGCAAGTTGAAGACTGACTACCCAACGCAAAATTCTACCTTATGTGATGCATCGCCAATAATTATAGCTGTGATTTTCTACCATGCGAATAACATTAGAATGGAAGATTCAAAGTGTTGGACCCATCTTCCACTCTACATCTGTTTTACTCTTCTGGTgttaggttttttctttctttccctccTTTTTCAATGGTTTTCCTGCAATGATGAGTGTTGATAATGTGAAAAAAGAGTCAATGTATGCTTAAAACCGTTCTGTAATATATAGTTAATTTCAAGCAGCCTGAATTTGGCATGGTGCGAGATTTATATTATTGACAAAACATCCGATGTTCGACAGCTGAAAAATGATTCATTCTATTCAATATTGGCTAATAAAGTTTGTAGCTTTCGATAGAATGAAGTTTTAAGAATacaattttctttacaaaataacGTTATAAACTGGAT from Populus trichocarpa isolate Nisqually-1 unplaced genomic scaffold, P.trichocarpa_v4.1 scaffold_502, whole genome shotgun sequence includes the following:
- the LOC127903882 gene encoding receptor-like protein Cf-9, coding for MGCLLRFTQSVSLILFLLHFNPTVSSSLSSNFSSSTQLCARDQSIHLLQFKESFFIDPSASFEDCENPKTESWIEGTDCCLWDGVTCDIKSGQVIGLDLACSMLYGALHSNSTLFSLHHLQKLDLSYNDFNLSHISSQFGHFSNLTHLNLNYSGFTGLVPSQISHLSKLVSLDLSYNNKLALEPIPFNKLVQNLTKLRELHLSEVDMSMVVPSFLMNLSSPLSSLQLVRCGLQGKLPSNAHGLSNLQLLDLSENIDLTGSFPPFNVSNALSYLDLSMTGISIHLEHDPVNNLKSVKQLYLRQCNFTGSNLPRLGNLTQLTVLDISYNNLSGHIPFSIGKLKHLQTLNLGFNNFTGPVPSDFEQLTELDSLDLSGNSYLTLDSSSLNKLVQNRTKLRKLLLRWVNMSLVVPNSLKNLSSSLSILSFGNCGLRGEFPANIFLLPNLEFLNLGGNVGLTGSFPSSNVSSSLEDLALFDTKISISIDNDFINNLKSLKNLYLSNCNISKRSNLALLGNLTQLTALDLSFNNLSGRIPSSLANLVNLNLLDLSSNNFKGQIPDFLGSLTQLQRLFLSDNQLLGPISPQISSLSNLIALMLSDNLFTGTIPSFLFSRPSLQYLDLRSNLFTGNLSEFQYNSLILLDLSNNHLHGPIPSSVFNQENLMVLKLASNNKFTGEISSSACKLTALQVLDLSNNSLSGFIPQCLGNFSDSLSVLHLGMNDLQGTILSRFLVGNNLRYLNLNGNELEGEIPPSMINCTQLEVLDLGFNKIKGKFPYFLDTLQELQVLVLKSNELHGFVKGPTTNYAFSKLRIFDISSNNFSGPLPTGYFNGLEAMKTLDQDMIYMKVRNISYDYSVKLTWKGLEIEFVKIRSTLAFIDLSHNSFIGEIPESIGKLNALQQLNFSHNSLTGYIQPSLGNLANLESLDLSSNLLTGRIPMQLADLTFLSVLNLSHNQLEGPIPKGKQFNTFNKGSFEGNSGLCGFQISKECNSGETQQPPPSNSEEGDDSSLFGDGFGWKAVVMGYGCGFVLGATVGYIVFRTRKPAWFVRMVEVQWNLKTKGRKKKAHRNGARRN